In Bacteroides coprosuis DSM 18011, the following are encoded in one genomic region:
- a CDS encoding Chromate transporter (COGs: COG2059 Chromate transport protein ChrA~InterPro IPR003370~KEGG: bth:BT_1736 chromate transport protein~PFAM: Chromate transporter~SPTR: Putative uncharacterized protein;~IMG reference gene:2504108110~PFAM: Chromate transporter; overlaps another CDS with the same product name): MITLYFELFYTFFKIGLFGFGGGYAMLSMIQGEVVTHYQWLTPQEFTDIVAISQMTPGPIGINAATYVGYTATGGSILGSIVATLAVVFPSFILMLLISKFFLRYSSHPTVEAIFSGLRPAVVGLLASAALVLMDKENFSSPQLDMYSFICSIAIFALAFFFSKSKYKINPILLIIICGVIGLIIY, translated from the coding sequence ATGATTACACTATACTTTGAATTGTTCTACACCTTTTTTAAAATTGGGTTATTTGGATTTGGAGGTGGTTATGCCATGCTTTCTATGATCCAAGGAGAAGTTGTTACACATTACCAATGGCTCACACCACAAGAATTTACAGACATAGTAGCAATCAGTCAGATGACTCCTGGACCAATAGGTATTAATGCTGCTACCTACGTAGGATACACAGCTACAGGAGGGAGCATATTAGGTTCTATAGTTGCTACTTTGGCTGTTGTTTTTCCCTCCTTTATACTTATGCTCTTAATCAGTAAGTTCTTTTTAAGATATAGTAGCCACCCTACTGTAGAGGCTATATTTAGTGGATTAAGACCTGCGGTGGTTGGACTTTTAGCTTCTGCAGCTTTAGTCTTAATGGATAAAGAAAACTTCTCTTCACCACAACTAGATATGTATTCTTTTATCTGTAGTATTGCTATTTTTGCATTAGCATTTTTCTTCTCAAAGTCCAAATACAAAATAAACCCTATACTACTCATAATTATATGCGGAGTGATAGGGCTTATTATCTATTAA
- a CDS encoding excinuclease ABC, A subunit (COGs: COG0178 Excinuclease ATPase subunit~InterPro IPR004602:IPR003439~KEGG: bth:BT_1739 excinuclease ABC subunit A~PFAM: ABC transporter-like~SPTR: Putative uncharacterized protein;~TIGRFAM: Excinuclease ABC, A subunit~IMG reference gene:2504108112~PFAM: ABC transporter~TIGRFAM: excinuclease ABC, A subunit), translating into MAEGNYISIKGARVNNLKNIDVDIPRNKLVVITGLSGSGKSSLAFDTLYAEGQRRYVESLSSYARQFLGRMSKPECDFIKGIPPAIAIEQKVNSRNPRSTVGTSTEIYEYLRLLYARVGKTYSPISGKEVKKHSMNDIVECMLSYPIGTKFTILTPVLVRQDRTLEEQLEMDLKQGFNRVEVNGEIIRIDAYTPNSQDQVHLLIDRMKVDNSKDTISRLTDSVETALYEGAGNCILRFFLPNGENITHSFSNKFEADGIEFEEPTDQMFSFNSPIGACPECEGFGKVMGIDEHLVIPNRALSIYENAVFCWRGEKMSAWKDKLISNADKFGFPIFTPYYELTEEQKNILWEGNQYFEGINDFFSMLKENQYKKQYRIMLSRYRGKTTCPKCKGTRLKPEANYVKVGGLSITKLVDKPINELSLFFKHLELSEYELKVATRILTEITSRIQFLIDVGLGYLTLNRLSNSLSGGESQRINLATSLGSSLVGSLYILDEPSIGLHSRDTDKLINVLKQLRDLGNTVVVVEHDEEIIRAADYIIDIGPKAGRLGGEVVYEGDMNNLQPNSNSYTVKYLLGEETIPVPQHRRPWNNYIEIKGARENNLKGIDVKFPLNVMTVVTGVSGSGKSTLVQDIFFRALKRQLDEYTDRPGEFTELTGDIKLLDNIEFVDQNPIGRSSRSNPATYLKAYDEIRKLWANQPLSKQMGYKPGFFSFNSEGGRCEECKGDGTITVEMQFMADLVLQCESCHGKRFKQDTLEVMYHGVNIYDILQMTVNQAIEFFEKNKEPKIVKKLKPLQDVGLGYIRLGQSSSTLSGGENQRVKLAFYLSQEKAKPTLFIFDEPTTGLHFHDIKKLLEAFDALILRGHTVLIIEHNMDVIKCADYIIDLGPDGGDKGGELIATGTPEEITQYPKSHTGYFLKEKLENKE; encoded by the coding sequence ATGGCCGAAGGGAACTATATATCAATTAAAGGAGCTCGTGTAAACAACCTGAAAAATATAGATGTTGATATTCCTAGGAATAAACTTGTGGTTATTACTGGGTTATCAGGTTCTGGAAAATCATCTTTAGCTTTCGATACATTATATGCTGAAGGGCAGCGTAGATATGTAGAGAGCTTATCAAGTTATGCACGTCAGTTCTTAGGTAGAATGAGTAAACCTGAATGTGACTTTATAAAAGGTATTCCTCCTGCTATTGCCATCGAACAAAAAGTAAATAGCAGAAACCCAAGATCAACAGTGGGTACATCTACCGAAATATATGAATATTTAAGACTATTATATGCCAGAGTAGGCAAGACATACAGTCCTATCAGTGGTAAAGAAGTTAAGAAACACTCTATGAATGACATCGTAGAATGTATGTTGTCTTACCCAATAGGTACAAAATTTACAATTCTTACCCCTGTCCTTGTACGCCAAGATCGTACTTTGGAGGAGCAGTTGGAAATGGATCTAAAACAAGGATTTAACCGAGTAGAAGTCAACGGAGAAATTATTCGTATTGATGCTTATACCCCCAACTCACAAGACCAAGTACATCTATTAATCGATCGAATGAAAGTCGATAATAGTAAAGATACAATTAGTAGATTAACAGATTCTGTAGAAACTGCATTGTATGAGGGTGCAGGAAATTGTATTCTTCGATTCTTCCTTCCCAACGGAGAAAATATCACTCATTCATTTAGTAATAAGTTTGAAGCTGATGGCATTGAGTTCGAAGAACCCACCGATCAGATGTTCTCCTTCAACTCCCCCATTGGTGCATGTCCTGAATGCGAAGGTTTTGGTAAAGTTATGGGCATAGACGAACACCTTGTTATACCCAACAGAGCATTATCTATTTACGAAAATGCAGTATTTTGCTGGAGAGGTGAAAAGATGAGTGCATGGAAAGATAAACTGATCAGCAATGCAGATAAGTTTGGTTTTCCAATATTTACACCCTATTATGAACTCACAGAAGAACAAAAAAACATTCTATGGGAAGGTAATCAATATTTTGAAGGGATCAATGATTTCTTCAGTATGCTGAAAGAAAACCAGTACAAGAAACAGTACCGTATTATGCTTTCTCGCTATAGAGGAAAAACAACTTGTCCTAAATGTAAAGGCACTCGCTTAAAACCTGAAGCAAATTATGTTAAAGTTGGAGGTTTGAGTATTACTAAATTAGTAGATAAGCCAATAAACGAACTTAGCCTATTTTTTAAACATCTAGAACTCTCTGAATATGAATTGAAGGTTGCTACTAGAATATTGACTGAAATTACTAGCCGCATCCAGTTCCTTATTGATGTTGGTTTGGGTTATCTTACTCTAAATCGATTAAGCAACTCTCTCTCGGGAGGAGAAAGCCAAAGAATAAACCTAGCTACCTCATTGGGTAGTAGCCTCGTAGGTAGTTTATACATTCTAGATGAACCCAGCATCGGTTTACACAGTAGAGATACTGATAAACTTATTAATGTACTAAAACAGCTAAGAGATCTAGGCAACACAGTAGTTGTTGTAGAACACGATGAAGAAATAATACGGGCAGCCGACTATATCATTGATATAGGTCCGAAAGCTGGTAGGCTAGGTGGTGAAGTTGTTTACGAAGGAGATATGAATAACTTGCAACCCAATAGTAATAGTTATACAGTAAAATATCTTCTTGGGGAAGAAACGATACCCGTACCTCAACACAGAAGGCCTTGGAATAATTATATTGAGATTAAAGGAGCTAGAGAAAACAACCTTAAAGGTATTGATGTAAAATTCCCTCTTAATGTAATGACTGTAGTTACAGGTGTTTCTGGCTCGGGGAAAAGTACCTTAGTACAAGATATATTCTTTAGAGCATTAAAAAGACAACTCGATGAGTACACAGATAGACCAGGAGAGTTTACTGAGTTGACAGGTGATATAAAGTTACTAGATAACATCGAGTTTGTAGATCAGAACCCCATAGGGCGTTCATCTCGTTCTAATCCAGCCACATACTTAAAAGCTTATGATGAAATTCGTAAGTTATGGGCTAACCAACCTCTTTCTAAGCAAATGGGATATAAACCAGGTTTCTTCAGTTTTAATAGTGAAGGAGGAAGATGTGAGGAGTGTAAAGGTGATGGAACCATTACAGTGGAAATGCAATTTATGGCCGACCTTGTTTTGCAATGTGAATCATGCCACGGCAAACGCTTCAAGCAAGACACTTTAGAGGTTATGTATCATGGAGTAAATATTTACGATATTTTACAAATGACCGTAAATCAAGCTATTGAGTTTTTTGAGAAGAATAAAGAGCCCAAGATTGTGAAGAAGCTCAAACCTCTCCAAGATGTTGGCTTGGGTTACATTCGCCTAGGACAATCTTCTTCTACTCTATCGGGAGGTGAAAACCAACGTGTCAAGCTAGCTTTTTATCTAAGTCAGGAAAAAGCTAAACCTACATTATTCATCTTTGATGAGCCTACAACAGGACTTCACTTTCATGATATCAAAAAACTATTAGAAGCTTTTGATGCTTTGATCCTAAGAGGTCACACTGTCTTAATCATTGAACACAATATGGATGTGATCAAGTGTGCAGATTATATTATTGATTTAGGACCAGATGGAGGAGATAAAGGTGGTGAACTAATAGCCACTGGCACTCCTGAAGAAATAACTCAATACCCTAAAAGCCACACTGGATATTTCTTAAAAGAAAAACTAGAAAACAAAGAATAA
- a CDS encoding protein of unknown function DUF187 (COGs: COG1649 conserved hypothetical protein~InterPro IPR003790~KEGG: bfs:BF3158 hypothetical protein~PFAM: Protein of unknown function DUF187~SPTR: Putative uncharacterized protein;~IMG reference gene:2504108111~PFAM: Uncharacterised BCR, COG1649), which yields MKSKIPFFILIIFLIFGFSGDLLAQKYPKREFRAGWIQIINGQFQGLSTAQAQQRLLNQLDALKKANMNAVIFQIRAEGDALYESNLEPWSRFLTGQQGKAPNPYWDPLAFMVEECHKRGMELHAWINPYRAMMNINKELAYSHPYIKYPERFIQYGNQLFFDPALQENRNYICSIVSDIVNRYDVDAIHMDDYFYPYPKDGMEFNDDPSFRRLGSAYTNKGDWRRDNVNLLIKQIHETVREIKPWVKFGVSPFGIYRNERSNPFGSRTNGLQNYDDLYADVLLWVNKGWVDYNIPQIYWHVGHPVADYQVLVDWWAKNSSNRPLFIGQSVPNTIQHADPNNPNMNQLPLKMRIQRSYQSVGGSCQWPATSVVANEGRYLDALVSEYNKYPSLVPVFDFMDDKAPKSVRKVKSLWTIDGYMLFWTAPKAKTLMDEAIRYVIYRFERGQKIDLEDPSHIVAITPNEFYKLPYVDGQKKYTYVVTALDRLHNESKYKRKKVSL from the coding sequence ATGAAGAGTAAAATACCTTTTTTTATACTGATTATTTTTTTGATATTCGGATTCTCTGGAGATCTACTGGCTCAAAAGTATCCGAAACGAGAGTTTAGAGCGGGTTGGATACAGATTATTAATGGACAATTTCAAGGTTTATCTACAGCACAAGCACAACAGCGTTTACTGAATCAATTAGATGCTTTAAAAAAAGCAAACATGAATGCTGTTATTTTTCAGATTAGAGCTGAAGGTGATGCCCTTTATGAATCCAACTTAGAACCTTGGAGTAGATTTCTTACTGGACAACAAGGGAAAGCACCTAATCCTTATTGGGATCCTTTGGCTTTTATGGTAGAAGAATGTCATAAGCGAGGTATGGAATTACATGCATGGATAAATCCATACAGAGCTATGATGAATATAAATAAAGAGTTAGCTTATTCTCATCCCTATATAAAGTACCCCGAGCGTTTTATTCAATATGGAAATCAATTGTTTTTTGATCCAGCCCTTCAAGAAAATAGAAATTACATTTGTAGCATTGTAAGTGATATTGTAAATAGATATGATGTCGATGCGATACACATGGATGATTATTTTTATCCTTATCCTAAAGACGGGATGGAGTTTAATGATGATCCTAGTTTTAGAAGGTTAGGCTCTGCATATACAAATAAGGGTGACTGGAGAAGGGATAACGTGAATCTGTTGATTAAGCAAATTCATGAGACCGTAAGAGAGATTAAACCATGGGTTAAATTCGGTGTAAGTCCTTTCGGGATCTATAGAAATGAACGCTCTAATCCATTTGGAAGTAGAACCAATGGCTTACAAAACTACGATGATTTATATGCTGATGTCTTATTATGGGTCAATAAAGGTTGGGTAGATTATAATATTCCTCAAATCTATTGGCATGTAGGACATCCAGTTGCAGATTATCAAGTTTTAGTAGATTGGTGGGCTAAAAACAGCAGTAATCGTCCACTTTTTATTGGACAATCTGTTCCAAATACTATTCAGCATGCTGATCCCAACAATCCAAATATGAACCAATTACCTCTGAAAATGCGTATTCAGCGTTCATATCAGTCTGTCGGTGGTAGTTGTCAGTGGCCTGCTACATCTGTAGTAGCCAATGAAGGTAGATATTTAGATGCTTTAGTATCTGAATATAATAAATATCCTTCCCTTGTACCTGTATTTGATTTTATGGATGATAAAGCTCCAAAATCTGTTCGTAAAGTTAAAAGTCTTTGGACGATAGATGGATATATGTTATTCTGGACAGCACCAAAGGCAAAAACATTAATGGATGAGGCTATACGCTACGTGATTTATCGTTTTGAAAGGGGGCAGAAGATAGACCTAGAAGATCCTTCTCATATTGTAGCCATTACACCCAATGAGTTCTATAAGTTGCCTTATGTGGATGGTCAGAAAAAATATACTTATGTAGTTACAGCTTTAGACCGATTACATAATGAGTCTAAATACAAGAGAAAGAAAGTGTCTCTATAG
- a CDS encoding histidine kinase (COGs: COG0642 Signal transduction histidine kinase~InterProIPR011110:IPR011123:IPR003594:IPR001789:IPR 000005:IPR018060~KEGG: bfs:BF3155 putative two-component system sensor kinase/response regulator fusion protein~PFAM: Signal transduction response regulator, receiver domain; Two component regulator three Y; Two component regulator propeller; ATPase-like, ATP-binding domain; HTH transcriptional regulator, AraC~SMART: Helix-turn-helix, AraC type, DNA binding domain; Signal transduction response regulator, receiver domain; ATPase-like, ATP-binding domain~SPTR: Two-component system sensor histidine kinase/response regulator hybrid;~IMG reference gene:2504108108~PFAM: Y_Y_Y domain; Response regulator receiver domain; Histidine kinase-, DNA gyrase B-, and HSP90-like ATPase; Two component regulator propeller; Bacterial regulatory helix-turn-helix proteins, AraC family), protein MKRLIPVLCLLFLSIITQAQSYTYLGVNEGLSHRHVYSIQKDSKGYMWFLTYEGADRFNGAEFKHYNFFLDGHKLNSSTHLKNLFYSPDNILWQIGSDGKVFQYNNYSDEFELFYTYPNESNETTILDFSDIDENNRIWMAYQGNLHIYNYQKRKEVSITQHPLYAATSIEQLQGDSYAIGTTHGVFLAEIRNDSLQLTTNSLLIEKLPMRIEQLYYHKESNSLIIATLRQGLFIYDIEKGTLSSQLDLQTTSVNKMTHYNEDEILVATNGAGVFLLNVTKQTLQPYIIADYDSPNGMNGNNIKDIFLDESDRIWMANYPEGITIRNNQNMNYEWIRHIPKHSQSLIHDEVNCILEDKDDDLWFATTNGISLYHTKTDRWESYLSSYNQELTINNHMFISLCEVSPGIIWVGGYNSGVYEINKHTHKSKLLLSNQLQQINQPDKCIRAIVKDKDNSIWVGGYYNLKQINIGNERIRYFNDLNSITTLVEKDASSIWVASAKGLYILEKKSGNSRKIDLPIISPFVHTLHQDKTGNLYIGTNEGLLIFDPKSGIFKHFHKENSFLISNIVRSIVTDKDDNFAYLATDKGLSKLNLEDLSFQNWTKDQGLLTTFFSGNTGIQLKNGDYLFGSANGVVRFGQNSKVQSGYNSKMILEELIVNQQVIHPTDNNTVLNAPLNEVDHITLKFKENNVSIKVGSINYDYPSNILYTWKMDGLYDKWSLPTEETKFNFTNLNPGTYKFTVRAIPRDNSKEVLEERVIHIEVLNPYWWNVLAKTMYLLIIVGLLVLITRYFIQRSEKKLVDHTKQFYYNTAHDIKVPLRLIKEPLQEIHEKEQLSPNGLNNLRVVLRNLNTLLAQNDNVINYERMQKNKNKLYLSEHNLSHLVDRIIKQTLPIAELKQVSIKLENTLEEDLLVWIDKDKIKAIFNNLLNNAIEKTPDFKSVKLQMGMDTDSWFFEVNHEGDLIPEEQLNSLKDGKCLDDAIYGNTEAQKELGLRLVCQLVKVHNGTVSLDSNKESGTTFRVNLPFYHKSMAYEAPKEEHKTILKLPPVIHRLPILKKGTPINHKILNNHDFVNDGRKPTVLLAEDDATLQAEIINNLSDDYIIETAKLGHDAIHMAKELRPDIIISRMYFQDMKGTELSLTLKGDIETSHIPIILLTDKNDEKHILKGLQNGADEYILKPFNYRILKASMANLLANRALLRDKYASLEIQEPIDCIHCSTNLDWKFIATVKEKVEEHMSEADFTVDKLCAILNMSRTSFYNKLKDLTNKTPSDYIRLIKLNHAALLLKSQEFTIAEIAEKTGFNDAKYFREVFKKHYNMTPSKYAKENS, encoded by the coding sequence ATGAAGAGACTTATACCCGTACTCTGTCTCCTTTTTTTATCAATAATAACACAAGCACAGTCCTACACCTACCTAGGTGTTAACGAAGGATTAAGCCACAGACATGTCTATAGCATACAAAAAGACAGCAAAGGTTATATGTGGTTTCTTACTTATGAAGGAGCTGATAGATTCAATGGAGCAGAGTTTAAACACTATAATTTTTTCCTTGATGGACATAAACTAAATTCATCAACACACTTAAAAAATCTATTTTATTCTCCCGATAATATTTTATGGCAAATAGGTTCTGATGGCAAAGTTTTTCAATACAACAACTATTCTGATGAATTTGAGTTATTTTATACTTATCCCAACGAGTCTAACGAAACAACGATACTCGATTTTAGCGATATTGATGAGAATAATAGAATATGGATGGCCTATCAAGGAAACTTACACATTTACAACTACCAAAAACGTAAAGAAGTAAGTATTACTCAACATCCCCTTTATGCAGCAACTAGCATCGAACAACTACAAGGGGACTCATATGCTATAGGTACTACACATGGCGTATTTTTAGCCGAAATAAGAAATGATTCTCTTCAACTAACTACCAATTCGTTATTAATAGAAAAGCTTCCTATGCGTATAGAACAACTCTACTATCATAAGGAAAGCAACTCTTTGATAATCGCCACTCTTAGGCAGGGATTGTTTATTTACGATATTGAAAAAGGTACATTATCCTCGCAGCTTGATTTACAAACAACTAGTGTTAATAAAATGACACACTATAACGAGGATGAAATTCTTGTTGCGACCAATGGAGCTGGTGTGTTTCTACTAAATGTAACTAAACAAACACTCCAACCATATATCATTGCAGATTATGATAGCCCCAATGGAATGAATGGGAATAACATCAAAGATATTTTTTTAGATGAGAGTGATCGAATTTGGATGGCAAATTATCCCGAGGGTATTACTATACGGAATAACCAGAATATGAACTACGAATGGATCAGACATATTCCAAAACATTCGCAATCTCTTATTCATGATGAGGTAAATTGTATTTTAGAGGACAAGGATGATGATTTATGGTTTGCAACAACCAACGGCATTAGTTTATATCATACAAAAACTGATCGCTGGGAATCTTATTTATCTTCCTATAACCAGGAGTTAACAATCAATAACCATATGTTTATTTCTTTATGTGAAGTAAGCCCTGGTATTATATGGGTAGGAGGATACAATTCAGGAGTATATGAGATCAATAAGCACACACATAAATCGAAATTATTATTATCTAATCAACTCCAGCAAATTAATCAACCCGATAAGTGTATCCGTGCTATTGTAAAAGATAAAGACAACTCGATTTGGGTAGGTGGTTATTACAATTTGAAACAAATAAATATAGGAAATGAGCGTATTCGCTATTTTAATGACTTAAACTCCATTACTACTTTAGTAGAAAAAGATGCATCTAGTATTTGGGTAGCTTCAGCCAAAGGGTTATACATTTTAGAGAAGAAATCGGGTAATAGCAGAAAAATAGATTTACCCATCATTTCTCCTTTTGTTCATACACTTCATCAAGACAAAACAGGAAACTTATATATTGGAACAAACGAAGGCTTACTAATCTTCGACCCTAAAAGTGGTATATTTAAGCATTTTCATAAAGAAAACTCATTCTTGATTTCAAATATTGTTCGTTCTATTGTTACCGATAAGGATGATAATTTTGCTTATTTAGCCACAGACAAAGGTCTTTCAAAATTAAATCTAGAGGATCTAAGTTTCCAAAACTGGACTAAAGACCAAGGTTTACTCACTACTTTCTTCAGTGGTAATACAGGTATCCAACTTAAAAATGGTGATTACCTCTTTGGTAGTGCAAATGGAGTAGTTCGGTTTGGGCAAAACAGTAAAGTTCAATCGGGCTACAACTCTAAAATGATTTTAGAGGAACTAATAGTTAATCAACAAGTCATTCATCCAACAGACAACAATACTGTTTTAAATGCTCCACTTAACGAAGTAGATCATATAACCCTAAAATTTAAAGAAAACAACGTTTCAATAAAAGTAGGCTCAATAAATTATGATTATCCATCTAATATTCTTTATACATGGAAAATGGATGGACTTTATGATAAGTGGAGTTTACCTACCGAAGAAACCAAGTTCAACTTTACAAATCTGAATCCAGGTACTTACAAATTTACTGTCAGAGCCATACCCCGAGATAACTCTAAAGAGGTATTAGAAGAAAGAGTTATCCATATTGAAGTTTTAAATCCTTATTGGTGGAATGTGTTAGCCAAAACAATGTATCTACTAATAATCGTAGGCTTATTAGTATTAATTACTCGTTACTTCATACAAAGAAGTGAAAAAAAGTTAGTAGACCATACTAAACAGTTCTATTATAACACGGCTCATGACATTAAGGTACCTCTAAGATTAATAAAAGAGCCTCTTCAAGAAATCCACGAAAAAGAACAACTATCACCTAATGGCTTGAATAACTTACGAGTGGTTCTTAGAAACCTAAACACTCTATTAGCTCAAAATGATAATGTTATTAATTACGAAAGAATGCAGAAGAATAAAAACAAACTTTACCTCTCCGAACATAATCTTTCGCACCTAGTTGATCGAATCATAAAACAAACACTACCGATTGCCGAACTCAAGCAGGTAAGTATAAAACTAGAAAACACACTAGAAGAAGACTTATTGGTGTGGATTGATAAAGATAAAATTAAAGCGATCTTTAATAATCTATTAAATAATGCCATTGAGAAGACACCAGACTTTAAGTCGGTAAAGCTACAAATGGGTATGGATACTGATTCTTGGTTCTTTGAAGTTAACCATGAAGGAGACCTTATTCCAGAGGAGCAATTAAACAGCTTAAAAGATGGAAAATGCCTAGATGATGCTATCTATGGCAATACGGAAGCTCAAAAAGAATTAGGTCTTCGCTTAGTTTGTCAACTAGTTAAAGTACACAATGGTACTGTTAGTTTAGACAGCAATAAAGAGAGCGGAACTACCTTTAGAGTTAATTTACCTTTCTACCATAAAAGTATGGCATATGAGGCACCTAAAGAAGAACACAAAACTATTCTTAAACTACCTCCAGTCATCCATAGACTGCCGATACTTAAGAAAGGAACCCCTATTAATCACAAAATATTAAACAATCACGATTTTGTTAATGATGGCAGAAAGCCAACCGTTCTTTTAGCCGAAGATGACGCTACATTGCAAGCCGAAATCATTAATAATTTATCAGACGATTATATTATTGAAACAGCGAAACTAGGACATGATGCTATCCATATGGCAAAAGAACTACGCCCAGATATAATCATTTCTAGAATGTATTTTCAAGACATGAAGGGTACAGAACTTTCATTAACACTTAAAGGAGATATTGAAACCTCACATATTCCGATTATCCTATTAACAGATAAGAATGATGAGAAGCATATCTTAAAAGGATTGCAAAATGGAGCCGATGAATACATCCTAAAACCTTTTAATTATCGAATTTTAAAGGCTTCAATGGCAAATTTATTGGCAAATAGAGCCTTACTAAGAGATAAATACGCTAGTTTAGAAATTCAAGAACCAATAGATTGCATACACTGTTCTACTAATCTAGACTGGAAGTTTATTGCTACCGTAAAAGAAAAGGTGGAAGAACATATGTCGGAAGCCGATTTTACTGTCGATAAGCTATGTGCTATTTTAAATATGAGTAGAACAAGTTTCTACAATAAATTGAAAGATTTAACGAACAAAACACCGTCAGATTATATACGACTCATCAAATTAAATCATGCCGCACTACTCTTAAAAAGTCAAGAGTTTACAATTGCAGAAATAGCAGAAAAGACAGGGTTTAATGATGCTAAATACTTTAGAGAAGTATTTAAAAAGCATTATAATATGACACCATCAAAATATGCTAAAGAAAACTCATAA
- a CDS encoding Chromate transporter (COGs: COG2059 Chromate transport protein ChrA~InterPro IPR003370~KEGG: bth:BT_1735 chromate transport protein~PFAM: Chromate transporter~SPTR: Chromate transport protein;~IMG reference gene:2504108109~PFAM: Chromate transporter; overlaps another CDS with the same product name): MNPYLQLFRIFFKIGAFTIGGGYAMVPIIEDEIVTKRKWISQEEFVDLLAIAQSAPGILAVNISIFIGYKLKGIKGCFVTTLGSVLPSFLIILMIAMFFQAFKDNIYVEKMFKAIRPAVVALIAAPTFSMAKTAKISIYNVWIPIVSALLIWLMDVSPIWIIVAAGVLGFAWGQIKKNKA, encoded by the coding sequence ATGAATCCGTATCTACAATTATTTAGAATTTTTTTCAAAATAGGAGCATTTACAATAGGTGGAGGTTATGCTATGGTCCCTATTATAGAGGACGAAATAGTAACAAAACGAAAGTGGATATCACAAGAGGAGTTTGTGGATTTACTTGCGATAGCGCAATCTGCTCCTGGCATTTTAGCTGTAAATATATCCATCTTTATAGGGTACAAGTTAAAAGGGATTAAAGGTTGTTTTGTGACAACTCTGGGTTCTGTACTTCCATCTTTTCTCATCATATTGATGATTGCAATGTTTTTTCAAGCTTTCAAAGACAATATATATGTTGAGAAAATGTTTAAAGCCATTCGTCCTGCAGTAGTTGCTTTAATTGCTGCACCAACTTTTTCTATGGCTAAAACAGCAAAAATATCTATTTACAATGTATGGATTCCAATTGTATCAGCCCTCTTGATATGGCTTATGGATGTCTCTCCTATTTGGATTATTGTGGCTGCAGGCGTGTTAGGTTTTGCATGGGGTCAAATTAAAAAAAATAAAGCATGA